GTGGCGATGTTTTGAAAGGTTTCATCAATGACATTCTCCTATTGGAAGTAAAAGTCGTCTAGCTTTGTCATTTTAGTTACTTTTGCAACAAAAAATGGTACGTGTTAGATTTGCTCCTAGTCCTACAGGACCTTTACACATTGGTGGTGTACGAACAGCCCTTTACAACTATTTTTTTGCACGTAAACATCACGGTGTTTTCATCTTAAGAATTGAAGATACGGATCAACAACGATATGTCCCTGGTGCTGAGGAATATATTATAGAGAGTCTTACATGGTGTGGTATTAAATTCGACGAAGGTCCTCATTTGGGTGGTCCTTATGCTCCATACAAACAAAGCGAAAGAAAAGAAATTTACAGACAATATGTAGACTATCTCGTACAACAAGGTTTTGCATATTATGCTTTTGAAACTCCAGAAGAACTCGAAGAATTGCGCAAAAACTATCAAGAAAGGAATCTTACTTTTCAATACGATTGTCGAACACGAAAAAATCTTAAAAATTCTTTGGCTTTACCAGAAAAAATATGGAAAACATGGATTAATGAAGGAAAACCTTATGTGATACGCTTTAAAATCCCCGAACATAAGAATATCATTTTCGAAGATCTCATCAGAGGAAAAATTGAAGTTAGTTCAAATCAGCTCGACGATAAAGTCCTTTTTAAGAGTGACGGCATGCCAACGTATCATCTTGCAAATGTAGTGGATGACCATTTAATGGGCATAACCCATGTTATTCGAGGAGAAGAATGGCTACCATCAGCACCTTTACACGTTCTTATGTACGAAGCTTTTAATTGGGAAATGCCTGCCTTTGCTCATCTGCCTTTGCTACTCAAGCCTGATGGACAAGGAAAACTCAGTAAACGCGACGGCGACAGACTTGGTTTTCCTGTTTTTCCCCTTGCATGGCGAGATCCCTTCACGGGTGAAGAAATCAGAGGTTACCGCGAAGATGGATATCTTCCAGATGCACTGGTCAATTTTCTTGCTTTGCTTGGCTGGAACCCCGGCAACGATAAAGAACTCATGAGTATGGAAGAAATGATCGAACTCTTTTCACTTGACCGTATTAGCAAAAGCGGTGCTCATTTCGATCTACAAAAAGCCAAATGGTTTAATAAGCAATACCTGAACCTCAAAGACAACGAAGAACTCTTGCCTTTTCTACAAAATTACTATCACCAACATCATCAATTACAGCTCGAGCCCGAAATTCTCAAAATCGTCATCTCACTCATGAAGGAAAGATCTGATACTCTCATCGACCTAGCTGAAAAATCTCTTTTCTTTTTTAAAGCACCAACTACCTATAACATTAAAGTTTTTGAGAAATATGTTTTCCAATCTTATGATGAAATACTGTTGATTACAATAAATAAACTTAAGGAGACAAAGTGGAACGAAAGCGAAATAGATCAAACTTTACAAACTATCTTGAAAGAATATCAAATTTCAACGGGAAAATTCTTTAATATTTTAAGACTTGCCATCGTAGGTGACTCATATGGACCGCACCTAGCATCTATATTGCACTTAATAGGCCAAGCTGAAACCATATCTCGAATTGAAAAATTTATCCAAAACACAAAAAATAAACCTTAAATTTGCAAAAACACACACGAAAATGCCATTGATCAGCGCTTTAATTAAGAATGCCATTGAATTCAATAGTAAACTTCCCAAAATCAAGAGACAAAATCCTATCAAAGCACAACAAAAAGTTTTAAAAAAGTTACTCAAAAAAGCTTCGAAGACTGCATTTGGTGAATATTACGATTTCGAAAAAATTTTAAATACACAAGATTTCGAAAAATCATTTAGAGAAAACATTCCTATATTTGACTATAACAAAATACACAACGAATGGTGGTATCGTTCATTGCTCGGTGAAACAGATGTAACCTGGCCTGGAAAAGTGAAATATTTTGCACTCAGCTCTGGCACAAGTGAAGCATCAAGTAAATACATTCCTATTACCAACGATATGCTCAGAGCAATTAAAAAGACTTCTGTCCGAACTTTACTAGCGCTTGCCAATTTTGATATTCCAAAAGACTTTTTTTCTCACAAAATCCTTATGTTAGGAGGAAGTACCCATCTTCAATATAATGGCACTTATTATGCTGGTGACCTTAGCGGTATTAC
The DNA window shown above is from Bacteroidales bacterium and carries:
- the gltX gene encoding glutamate--tRNA ligase, with the protein product MVRVRFAPSPTGPLHIGGVRTALYNYFFARKHHGVFILRIEDTDQQRYVPGAEEYIIESLTWCGIKFDEGPHLGGPYAPYKQSERKEIYRQYVDYLVQQGFAYYAFETPEELEELRKNYQERNLTFQYDCRTRKNLKNSLALPEKIWKTWINEGKPYVIRFKIPEHKNIIFEDLIRGKIEVSSNQLDDKVLFKSDGMPTYHLANVVDDHLMGITHVIRGEEWLPSAPLHVLMYEAFNWEMPAFAHLPLLLKPDGQGKLSKRDGDRLGFPVFPLAWRDPFTGEEIRGYREDGYLPDALVNFLALLGWNPGNDKELMSMEEMIELFSLDRISKSGAHFDLQKAKWFNKQYLNLKDNEELLPFLQNYYHQHHQLQLEPEILKIVISLMKERSDTLIDLAEKSLFFFKAPTTYNIKVFEKYVFQSYDEILLITINKLKETKWNESEIDQTLQTILKEYQISTGKFFNILRLAIVGDSYGPHLASILHLIGQAETISRIEKFIQNTKNKP